The sequence below is a genomic window from Streptomyces sp. NBC_00289.
TGATCGCGATCGTGCCGCAGGAGTCGGCGGACGTCGCACTGGCCACGCTCGCCGACCGCGGGGTCGAGGCCTGGGTCGCCGGCGAGATCACGGAGCGCGGCGACCACGCGACGGGCGCCGAGCTGGTCGGCGACTACGCCGTCTAGGGTCTGTCGATCGGATCAGGCCGGATCATCAGGTTCCGCGAGCCCGGCCTGATCCACCCGACAGGTTCCACGGTCCACAAGGCAGCACAAAACCCGGTCCGGCGCTGCTGCCCTGGACCGGGTGAAGTGCGGTTACTGCGAGAACCGCGGGAAATGCCGAACGCGCACCGCGTCAAGCTCCGCGACGTTGAGACGTCGGACCGGACTCGTCGTCCTCGTCCTCGTCGTCGTTGTACAGATCCGCGTACTGCGCGTACGGGTCGTCTTCCTCGTCGTCGTCCTCGAACGGCTCGCCATTCGGCGGCTGACTCGAAGTCGAAGCGCCCAGCTCATTGGCCAGACGCGAGAGGTCAGTCCCGCCGCTGCTGTACTTCAGCTGGCGGGCGACCTTCGTCTGCTTGGCCTTTGCCCGGCCGCGCCCCATGGCTCGACCCCCTCGGATACGGGGCTCGGTGGCCCCAGAGTCTTGACACGCGTTCATGATCTGGAACGGGCTCTCCGTGGAGAGACCCGTCCGTAGGGCTTCCACGGTACCTGAGCCCGCGCCCATACGGTACGTCGCCCACAGGACGTGCCCGGTCCCAGAACCAGAGAGGTGCCCTTTCCCCGCTGGTCAACCGCGATTTTAACCACTTATTGGCGGGCGACCCGCCGACGAACGTGAGAGTTCTCTCGAAGTGCCCGCCGACGGGTACCGGTCAAACCTGCAACCACCTTGCGGATCAGCCCGCCCGGCGGCCCTCCGCCATCCGCTGCTCCGCGATCCGGTCGGCCGCGGCGGCCGGCGGAATCCCGTCCGACTTCGCACGTGCGAAGATCGCCAGTGTGGTGTCGAAGATCTTCGCCGCCTTCTCCCTGCACCGCTCGAAGTCGAAGCCGTGCAGCTCGTCGGCGACCTGGATGACACCGCCGGCGTTCACCACGTAGTCCGGCGCGTAGAGGATCCCGCGGTCGGCGAGGTCCTTCTCGACGCCCGCGTGGGCGAGCTGGTTGTTGGCCGCTCCGCAGACCACCTCGGCGGTCAGCACCGGCACGCTCTCGTCGCTGAGGGCGCCGCCGAGCGCGCAGGGGGCGTAGATGTCGAGCCCCTCGACCCGGATCAGCGCCTCGGTGTCGGCGACGACGCCCACGGAGGGGTGCTTGTCGGCGATGCGCCGCACCGCCTCCTGCCGCACGTCCGTGATCAGGACCCGCGCGCCCTCGGCCAGCAGGTGCTCCACCAGGTGGTGCCCGACCTTGCCGACGCCCGCGACGCCGACCGTGCGGCCGCGCAGCGACGGGTCGCCCCACTGGTGCTGGGCGCTGGCCCGCATGCCCTGGTAGACGCCGAAGGCGGTCAGCACGGAGGAGTCGCCCGCGCCGCCGTTCTCGGGAGAGCGGCCGGTCGTCCAGCGGCACTCGCGCGCCACGACGTCCATGTCGGCGACGTACGTGCCGACGTCGCACGCGGTGACGTACCGGCCGCCCAGCGAGGCCACGCACCGGCCGTAGGCGAGGAGCAGCTCCTCGGTCTTGTCCCGGTCGGGATCACCGATGATCACGGCCTTGCCGCCGCCGTGGTCGAGACCGGCCATGGCGTTCTTGTACGACATCCCGCGGGCGAGGTTCAGCGCGTCGGCGACGGCCTCCTGCTCGCTCGCGTAGGGGTAGAAGCGCGTACCGCCGAGCGCGGGGCCCAGCGCGGTGGA
It includes:
- a CDS encoding DUF3073 domain-containing protein translates to MGRGRAKAKQTKVARQLKYSSGGTDLSRLANELGASTSSQPPNGEPFEDDDEEDDPYAQYADLYNDDEDEDDESGPTSQRRGA
- a CDS encoding Leu/Phe/Val dehydrogenase, which gives rise to MTDVTGAPADVLHTLFHSDQGGHEQVVLCQDRASGLKAVIAVHSTALGPALGGTRFYPYASEQEAVADALNLARGMSYKNAMAGLDHGGGKAVIIGDPDRDKTEELLLAYGRCVASLGGRYVTACDVGTYVADMDVVARECRWTTGRSPENGGAGDSSVLTAFGVYQGMRASAQHQWGDPSLRGRTVGVAGVGKVGHHLVEHLLAEGARVLITDVRQEAVRRIADKHPSVGVVADTEALIRVEGLDIYAPCALGGALSDESVPVLTAEVVCGAANNQLAHAGVEKDLADRGILYAPDYVVNAGGVIQVADELHGFDFERCREKAAKIFDTTLAIFARAKSDGIPPAAAADRIAEQRMAEGRRAG